Proteins from a single region of Mailhella massiliensis:
- a CDS encoding glutaredoxin family protein produces the protein METGSGALPLVGVVVIGVFLLILFFRRKNPAQKHRHVAPVPETGIPQGMEELYRWGVDPCSAGVPVMYTLHTCRHCVRLKDFLVQHGIEHRLVFVDEFDNPARKEIMATLRSYNARGSFPTLVAPDGRSVVGFREEAVKELLGLN, from the coding sequence GTGGAAACTGGATCAGGTGCCTTACCTCTGGTTGGTGTTGTCGTCATCGGCGTTTTTCTGCTCATTCTGTTCTTCCGCAGGAAGAATCCGGCGCAGAAGCACAGGCATGTCGCCCCCGTGCCCGAAACGGGTATTCCGCAGGGCATGGAAGAGCTGTACCGCTGGGGGGTGGACCCCTGTTCCGCAGGCGTGCCCGTCATGTACACGCTGCATACCTGCCGTCACTGCGTGCGTCTCAAGGATTTTCTCGTGCAGCACGGCATAGAGCACCGCCTGGTGTTTGTGGATGAGTTCGACAATCCGGCCCGGAAGGAAATCATGGCCACGCTCCGTTCCTACAACGCAAGGGGGTCCTTCCCCACGCTGGTGGCGCCCGACGGCCGCAGCGTGGTGGGCTTCCGCGAAGAGGCCGTAAAGGAACTGCTCGGCCTGAACTGA
- a CDS encoding peptidylprolyl isomerase yields the protein MSNPLILMETSSGDILLELFEDKAPVTVANFLRYVDEGFYDNTIFHRVIKGFMIQGGGLGVRMDEKPTHEPIQNEAGSGLSNTRGTIAMARTSEPHSAAAQFFINLVDNEELDHKDDTPEGYGYCVFGRVEDGMDVVDKIAKLKVKPQGEHEAVPVDMVVITRVGRFE from the coding sequence ATGAGCAATCCTCTTATCCTTATGGAAACTTCCTCCGGCGACATTCTGCTGGAACTTTTTGAAGACAAGGCCCCCGTCACGGTGGCCAACTTCCTGCGCTATGTGGACGAGGGCTTTTACGACAACACCATTTTCCACCGCGTCATCAAGGGCTTCATGATTCAGGGCGGCGGACTCGGCGTGCGCATGGACGAAAAGCCCACCCATGAGCCCATCCAGAACGAGGCCGGAAGCGGGCTTTCCAACACCCGCGGCACCATTGCCATGGCGCGCACTTCCGAACCTCATTCCGCCGCGGCCCAGTTCTTCATCAACCTGGTGGACAACGAGGAGCTCGACCATAAGGACGATACCCCCGAAGGGTACGGCTACTGCGTGTTCGGCCGCGTGGAAGACGGCATGGACGTGGTGGACAAGATTGCGAAACTCAAGGTGAAGCCGCAGGGCGAACATGAGGCCGTGCCCGTGGACATGGTCGTCATTACCCGCGTCGGTCGTTTTGAATAG
- a CDS encoding asparaginase → MMKRILMLATGGTIACEPSEDGLVPRLSGGAMLERLGELPCEVSVRELMNLDSSNLQPEDWETMARAVAEAHDDFDGFVISHGTDTLAYTAAALHQMLRHLARPVIITGSQLPLAMEGSDGPRNLRDAFFTACEGVPGVYVVFHGDVIDGARAKKMHTERFAAYASVNAPLARITPEGVQWRERRTSDGKAFSLVAGLERRVCVLKLIPGTRPELLDMLVDAGYRGIIIEGFGAGGVPNDSRGSFLPAIRRAVEKGVVIVCASQCVFDGVDLSRYPIGVLAARMGAVSGGDKTVETLTVRLMQALYHCRSMEDVRAFMERPV, encoded by the coding sequence ATGATGAAACGCATACTCATGCTGGCCACGGGCGGCACCATTGCCTGCGAACCCTCGGAGGACGGACTCGTTCCCCGGCTGTCGGGCGGGGCCATGCTGGAAAGACTGGGGGAACTGCCCTGTGAAGTGAGCGTGCGCGAGCTCATGAATCTGGACAGCAGCAATCTTCAGCCCGAAGACTGGGAGACCATGGCCCGGGCCGTGGCCGAGGCCCACGACGATTTCGACGGCTTCGTCATAAGCCACGGCACGGATACGCTGGCCTATACGGCCGCAGCCCTGCACCAGATGCTGCGGCACCTTGCGCGGCCCGTAATCATTACCGGTTCCCAGTTGCCCCTTGCCATGGAAGGTTCCGACGGGCCGCGCAATCTGCGCGATGCCTTCTTCACGGCCTGCGAGGGCGTGCCCGGGGTGTATGTGGTGTTCCACGGAGATGTCATCGACGGGGCGAGAGCCAAGAAGATGCATACCGAACGCTTTGCCGCCTACGCCAGCGTGAACGCGCCGCTTGCGAGAATCACGCCCGAAGGCGTGCAGTGGCGTGAGCGCCGCACTTCTGACGGAAAGGCCTTTTCACTGGTCGCCGGGCTGGAACGCAGAGTATGCGTGCTCAAGCTCATCCCCGGCACGCGGCCCGAACTTCTGGACATGCTGGTCGATGCGGGCTATCGCGGCATCATCATAGAAGGATTCGGCGCGGGGGGCGTGCCCAACGACAGCCGGGGAAGCTTTCTGCCCGCCATACGCAGAGCCGTGGAAAAGGGCGTGGTCATCGTGTGCGCGTCGCAGTGCGTGTTCGACGGCGTGGACCTTTCGCGCTACCCCATAGGCGTGCTGGCCGCGCGGATGGGGGCCGTTTCCGGCGGCGACAAGACCGTGGAAACTCTTACCGTGCGCCTCATGCAGGCGCTGTATCACTGCCGGAGCATGGAAGATGTGCGCGCCTTCATGGAAAGGCCCGTCTAG
- a CDS encoding YigZ family protein translates to MPGYQVPDLPLFDGSAPGGGQWVRFEEEIKRSRFITTLARADSRERALALVECVRREFPDARHNCYAYAVGRPGDTAQIGQSDDGEPHGTAGRPMLAQLLYGGVGEVAAVTTRYFGGIKLGTGGLTRAYQNGVKEALALLPVTEKKVFVRASVRIGYAYVDRFYRLLPRFQARVAEEAFDEAARFTLEMPEECLEPCRLALSEATDGSGQLAPEEE, encoded by the coding sequence ATGCCCGGCTACCAGGTTCCCGACCTTCCGCTTTTCGACGGTTCCGCTCCCGGCGGGGGACAGTGGGTGCGCTTTGAGGAGGAAATCAAGCGCAGCCGTTTCATCACCACGCTGGCCCGTGCGGACAGCCGGGAAAGGGCGCTTGCCCTTGTGGAATGCGTGCGCAGGGAATTTCCCGATGCGCGGCACAACTGCTATGCCTACGCCGTGGGAAGGCCCGGAGACACGGCGCAGATAGGGCAGAGCGACGACGGCGAACCCCACGGTACTGCGGGCAGGCCCATGCTCGCGCAGCTTCTTTACGGAGGCGTGGGCGAGGTGGCCGCCGTGACCACGCGGTACTTCGGCGGCATCAAGCTGGGCACGGGCGGGCTCACGCGCGCGTATCAGAACGGCGTGAAGGAGGCGCTGGCTCTTCTGCCCGTGACGGAGAAAAAGGTTTTCGTCCGTGCGTCGGTACGCATAGGCTATGCGTATGTGGACAGATTCTACCGCCTGCTGCCCCGTTTTCAGGCCCGAGTGGCGGAGGAGGCCTTCGACGAGGCGGCCCGCTTCACGCTGGAGATGCCCGAGGAATGTCTCGAACCGTGCCGCCTCGCCCTGAGTGAGGCCACGGACGGTTCCGGCCAGCTTGCGCCGGAGGAGGAATGA
- a CDS encoding rubrerythrin family protein has translation MSKTYDNLMEAFAGESQANRKYLAFAAQAEKEGCRQAAKMFRAAAEAETIHALAHLRNAKEVKSTAENIQAAIAGETHECVNMYPGMILDAKNEEEMAVAKYLDMVCKVEGVHAELYKDVALDPSTDAEDYYICPVCGFISKGKFDGKCPVCGASGEKFYTVK, from the coding sequence ATGAGCAAGACCTACGACAACCTGATGGAAGCTTTCGCCGGTGAATCCCAGGCCAACCGCAAGTACCTCGCCTTTGCCGCCCAGGCGGAAAAGGAAGGCTGCAGGCAGGCCGCCAAGATGTTCCGCGCCGCCGCCGAAGCCGAAACCATCCATGCCCTGGCCCATCTGCGCAACGCCAAGGAAGTGAAAAGCACCGCTGAAAACATTCAGGCCGCCATTGCCGGCGAAACCCATGAATGCGTCAACATGTATCCCGGCATGATCCTCGACGCGAAGAACGAAGAGGAAATGGCCGTCGCCAAGTACCTCGACATGGTCTGCAAGGTGGAAGGCGTACATGCCGAACTGTACAAGGACGTGGCTCTCGATCCCTCCACCGATGCCGAAGACTACTACATCTGCCCGGTGTGCGGCTTCATCAGCAAGGGCAAGTTCGACGGCAAGTGCCCCGTGTGCGGCGCTTCCGGTGAAAAGTTCTATACCGTGAAGTAA
- a CDS encoding sulfite exporter TauE/SafE family protein, whose translation MNDLLIIAGAWFIGAFINGLTGMGGTLIALPLISLFVSSKDVILISLISGTLVGTMTMVFYWRHIDVREVLGFWLPAIPGIALGVWTLKVVDIEVLELLLCILIVVHIVVQLIQDWLGTCMAPRAVMKYVCGFVAGFFGGAIGINGPIMAIYASLMCMEKNRARGFFASATATSYINIAIVAANGLLTEQVLSSCSWVAPSAVIGFLCACPLAKRIKQETFHIALLILLAFAALSLFVRVIPAFF comes from the coding sequence ATGAACGATCTACTCATCATTGCCGGAGCCTGGTTCATAGGCGCTTTCATCAACGGCCTCACGGGCATGGGGGGCACGCTCATCGCGCTTCCGCTCATCTCCCTGTTCGTGTCCTCCAAAGACGTCATTCTCATAAGCCTCATTTCCGGCACTCTGGTGGGCACCATGACCATGGTGTTCTACTGGCGTCATATCGACGTCAGGGAAGTGCTGGGCTTCTGGCTCCCCGCCATTCCGGGCATAGCCCTCGGCGTATGGACGCTGAAGGTCGTGGATATCGAGGTGCTGGAACTTCTGCTCTGCATCCTCATCGTGGTGCATATCGTAGTGCAGCTCATTCAGGACTGGCTGGGAACGTGCATGGCTCCCCGTGCGGTCATGAAGTACGTCTGCGGTTTCGTGGCGGGCTTCTTCGGCGGCGCCATCGGCATCAACGGTCCCATCATGGCCATCTACGCCTCGCTCATGTGCATGGAAAAGAACAGGGCGCGCGGCTTCTTCGCCAGCGCCACGGCCACTTCCTACATCAATATCGCCATCGTGGCCGCAAACGGCCTGCTCACCGAACAGGTGCTCTCCTCCTGCTCCTGGGTGGCTCCTTCCGCCGTCATCGGTTTTCTGTGCGCCTGCCCGCTGGCCAAGCGCATCAAGCAGGAAACCTTCCACATCGCGCTGCTCATCCTTCTGGCCTTCGCCGCGCTTTCCCTGTTCGTGCGCGTCATTCCCGCCTTCTTCTGA
- the nadB gene encoding L-aspartate oxidase, which produces MNALRYRSQVLVIGSGLAGCSAALTMADRGFEVHLLMPTEGLDGGNSAMAQGGIVFSTDPEDQKSLEHDMFVAGHDYNYGEAVHFLAGHGGEAVQKLLIEKLHVPFDRNAGGGWDMTLEGGHAVPRIAHCADYTGRTIIEYIHAAVAAHENITVLAGRSAVDLVTTEHHARSNAYHYQLTNQCVGAYAFNDATGEVELHLAEMTVLATGGVGQVYLYSTNNPWATGSGISMAHRAGVRLANMEFMQFHPTGLFNHAQQIPLLTEALRGEGAHVVNSRGERFVYRYDSRGDLAPRDVVSQAIVSEMLSTGEKHMLLDCSTLDCDVTRRFPTVFESCRKIGIDMRTQPLPIVPVAHYFCGGILVDLHGRTTLDRLYAVGECSCTGIHGANRLASTSLLEALLWGISAGEDIASRMVSEHFDTRVFAEIADWKHTGNEHNDDPALIAQDWATIRHTMWNYVGIIRTESRLRRAFADLRDLTSHLHDFYRHTPLTQSLVHLFHGCQTAYLITQAALRNKQSLGCHYRKD; this is translated from the coding sequence ATGAACGCATTACGCTATCGTTCCCAGGTTCTTGTCATAGGTTCCGGCCTGGCCGGATGCTCGGCCGCGCTTACCATGGCCGACAGGGGCTTTGAGGTGCATCTTCTCATGCCCACCGAGGGGCTGGACGGCGGCAACTCCGCCATGGCCCAGGGGGGTATCGTTTTCTCCACCGACCCGGAAGACCAGAAATCCCTTGAACACGACATGTTCGTGGCGGGGCACGACTACAACTACGGCGAGGCCGTGCATTTTCTTGCCGGGCACGGCGGCGAGGCCGTGCAGAAGCTGCTCATCGAAAAGCTCCATGTGCCCTTCGACCGCAACGCCGGGGGCGGATGGGACATGACCCTCGAAGGCGGGCACGCCGTGCCGCGCATTGCCCACTGCGCCGACTACACGGGCAGAACCATCATTGAATACATTCATGCCGCCGTGGCCGCCCATGAAAACATCACCGTGCTTGCCGGGCGTTCGGCCGTCGACCTTGTGACCACGGAACACCACGCCCGTTCCAACGCCTACCACTACCAGCTCACCAACCAGTGCGTGGGCGCCTACGCCTTCAACGACGCCACGGGTGAAGTGGAACTGCACCTTGCCGAAATGACCGTGCTCGCCACGGGCGGCGTGGGACAGGTGTACCTGTATTCCACCAACAATCCCTGGGCCACGGGGTCCGGCATCAGCATGGCGCACCGCGCGGGCGTGCGCCTTGCCAACATGGAATTCATGCAGTTCCACCCCACGGGGCTTTTCAACCATGCCCAGCAGATTCCGCTGCTGACCGAAGCCCTGCGCGGGGAAGGCGCCCATGTGGTCAACAGCCGGGGCGAACGCTTCGTGTACCGCTACGACAGCCGGGGCGACCTTGCCCCCCGCGACGTGGTTTCCCAGGCCATTGTGAGCGAAATGCTCTCCACCGGCGAAAAACACATGCTCCTCGACTGCTCCACTCTGGACTGCGACGTAACGCGCCGCTTCCCCACCGTGTTTGAAAGCTGCCGGAAAATCGGCATCGACATGCGTACCCAGCCCCTGCCCATCGTGCCCGTGGCGCATTACTTCTGCGGCGGCATTCTGGTGGATCTGCACGGCAGAACCACGCTGGACAGGCTCTATGCCGTGGGCGAATGCAGCTGCACGGGTATTCACGGCGCAAACCGCCTTGCCAGCACTTCGCTCCTTGAGGCGCTTTTGTGGGGCATTTCCGCCGGTGAGGACATCGCTTCCCGCATGGTGTCGGAACACTTCGACACGCGCGTGTTCGCCGAAATCGCGGACTGGAAGCATACCGGCAACGAACATAACGACGACCCGGCCCTCATTGCGCAGGACTGGGCCACCATACGCCACACCATGTGGAACTATGTGGGCATCATCCGTACCGAAAGCCGCCTGCGCCGCGCCTTTGCCGATCTGCGCGATCTGACGAGCCACCTGCACGACTTTTACCGGCATACTCCGCTCACGCAGTCTCTGGTGCACCTTTTCCACGGCTGCCAGACGGCCTACCTCATCACTCAGGCCGCGCTGCGCAACAAGCAGAGCCTGGGCTGCCATTACCGCAAGGACTAG